A stretch of Synergistaceae bacterium DNA encodes these proteins:
- the argF gene encoding ornithine carbamoyltransferase, which yields MPVNLKGRSFLTLMDFTPEEILWLLDLAADLKAKKRAGIRGTTLAGKNVALLFEKASTRTRCAFTVACIDEGGHPEFLGKNDIHFGGKEDVKDSARVLGRMFDGIEFRGFKQSVAEELAQWAGVPVWNGLTDVDHPTQVLADFLTLQENFGKRLKGLSLTYIGDGRNNMANALMIGCAKLGIHFTVGSPKELFTDPALVEKCRPFAEKSGATIRILEDPRKAVLGADAVYTDVWVSMGEEDQKEVRVKLLSPYQVNSDLMKASEKDSTIFLHCLPAVKGCEVTEEVFESPASKVFDEAENRLHTIKAVMVATLGA from the coding sequence ATGCCTGTGAATTTGAAAGGAAGAAGTTTTCTGACGCTGATGGATTTCACTCCGGAGGAAATCCTGTGGCTGCTGGATCTGGCCGCGGACCTGAAGGCGAAGAAACGCGCCGGCATCCGGGGGACGACTCTGGCCGGGAAGAACGTGGCTCTTTTGTTTGAGAAAGCCTCGACGCGGACCCGTTGTGCTTTTACGGTGGCCTGTATTGACGAGGGCGGGCATCCGGAGTTTCTGGGGAAAAACGACATCCATTTCGGAGGCAAGGAGGACGTGAAGGATTCGGCGCGGGTTCTGGGCCGCATGTTCGACGGCATCGAGTTTCGGGGCTTCAAACAGAGCGTCGCCGAGGAGCTGGCCCAATGGGCGGGCGTTCCCGTCTGGAACGGCCTGACGGACGTGGATCATCCCACTCAGGTTCTGGCGGACTTTCTGACGCTTCAGGAAAATTTCGGAAAGCGCCTGAAGGGACTTTCCCTGACCTATATCGGAGACGGGCGCAACAACATGGCCAACGCCCTCATGATCGGCTGCGCCAAGCTGGGAATCCATTTTACGGTCGGCTCGCCGAAGGAGCTTTTCACCGACCCGGCGCTGGTTGAAAAATGCCGGCCCTTCGCGGAAAAGAGCGGAGCGACGATCCGGATTCTGGAGGATCCACGGAAGGCCGTTCTGGGAGCCGACGCGGTTTACACCGACGTTTGGGTTTCCATGGGGGAGGAGGATCAGAAGGAAGTGCGGGTGAAGCTCCTCAGCCCCTACCAGGTCAACTCCGACTTGATGAAGGCCAGCGAAAAGGACTCGACGATTTTTTTGCACTGTCTTCCGGCGGTCAAGGGCTGCGAGGTGACGGAAGAGGTGTTCGAGTCGCCGGCCTCCAAAGTGTTCGACGAGGCCGAAAACCGTCTGCATACGATCAAGGCCGTCATGGTCGCCACTCTTGGGGCGTAA
- the ispG gene encoding (E)-4-hydroxy-3-methylbut-2-enyl-diphosphate synthase, whose product MRHKIKIGNVTIGGDSPVRVESMLKRPLPDKEECLAQCERLRLAGCELARVALPGAELAEPLSWLCQRTPLALMADIHFDPALAVAAMRAGCASIRINPGNMPLHNLTEMISIAKDLGVVIRIGANGGSLSARQLKEAEGDRAKALFLAVREQVSLLLDLGFEDIILSAKSSSVPETVRANSFIARTWPELPLHIGITEAGPGDGGIVKSAAGIAAMLSQGTGDTLRVSLTDEPEREVRVGYEILKSLGLRSRGVNLISCPTCGRRRADVMKLVKLIEPMTGDLPDGTSVAVMGCEVNGPKEAKHARFGIAGTPLGAVLFKEGKVVGEYNFEELPAVLPEFFKM is encoded by the coding sequence ATGAGACATAAAATTAAAATTGGAAACGTCACGATAGGCGGAGATTCCCCCGTTCGCGTAGAAAGTATGCTCAAGCGCCCGCTGCCGGATAAGGAGGAGTGTCTCGCCCAGTGCGAGCGTCTGCGCCTCGCGGGGTGCGAGCTGGCCCGGGTGGCGCTGCCGGGGGCGGAACTGGCGGAACCCCTGAGCTGGCTTTGTCAGAGGACGCCGCTGGCCCTCATGGCCGACATTCATTTCGACCCCGCCCTGGCCGTGGCCGCCATGCGGGCGGGATGCGCCAGTATACGAATTAATCCCGGCAACATGCCCCTCCACAACCTGACGGAGATGATTTCCATCGCAAAGGACCTTGGGGTTGTCATTCGCATCGGCGCCAACGGCGGCTCCCTCTCGGCCCGTCAGCTGAAGGAGGCGGAAGGGGACCGGGCGAAGGCGCTGTTCCTCGCCGTGAGAGAACAGGTGTCGCTTCTTCTGGACCTGGGCTTTGAGGACATCATTCTGTCGGCCAAGTCCTCCTCCGTTCCGGAGACCGTCAGAGCCAACAGTTTCATCGCCCGAACCTGGCCGGAACTGCCCCTTCACATCGGCATTACGGAGGCGGGCCCCGGCGACGGGGGAATCGTCAAAAGCGCCGCTGGAATTGCCGCCATGCTGAGTCAGGGCACGGGTGATACGCTGCGGGTTTCCCTCACCGACGAACCGGAGCGGGAGGTTCGGGTGGGCTACGAAATTTTAAAGTCCCTCGGCCTGCGCTCCAGAGGCGTCAACCTGATTTCCTGCCCCACCTGCGGGCGCAGAAGAGCCGACGTGATGAAGCTGGTGAAGCTGATCGAGCCGATGACGGGGGATTTGCCGGACGGGACGAGCGTCGCCGTCATGGGCTGCGAGGTCAACGGCCCCAAAGAGGCGAAGCACGCGCGTTTCGGCATCGCGGGAACTCCCCTGGGAGCGGTGCTCTTCAAAGAGGGAAAGGTCGTCGGTGAATACAACTTCGAGGAACTGCCGGCGGTTCTTCCCGAATTCTTCAAAATGTAA
- the rseP gene encoding RIP metalloprotease RseP, producing MLVSIVAFVIVIGICVLVHEYGHYITARLLGVQVHEFALGMGPVLKQVRQSGEAPMLWSLRLFPVGGFCRLAGMGEENEGETVLPGRGFNEQPAWKRFFILLNGSLNNIILALILTALFLYGHGVLNMDDTKIGTLLEGYPAAEVGFEAGDRIVAVNGKPVSAWREMSASLREAAKQGEVSFSVERDGKTFEIKAVIPVSREQGYPMLGITPALVRYSAMDAIKNAAGYTKDMTRLMLRGIWEWITRQQEVDVTGPIGIASMSGKALREGAWSFVTFLALISLNLGLLNLFPFPALDGGRIIFVFLEMIVGRRLPDKVENFIHMTGFVLLICLMVFVTWQDIYRLFF from the coding sequence ATGCTGGTCAGTATTGTTGCTTTTGTGATCGTCATAGGGATATGCGTTCTCGTACACGAATACGGGCATTATATAACGGCGCGGCTTCTGGGCGTCCAGGTTCACGAGTTCGCCCTTGGCATGGGGCCGGTTCTCAAACAGGTCCGGCAGAGTGGAGAGGCCCCCATGCTGTGGTCCCTGCGTCTTTTCCCCGTTGGAGGGTTCTGCCGTCTCGCGGGAATGGGAGAGGAGAACGAGGGTGAAACGGTTCTTCCGGGCAGGGGATTCAACGAGCAGCCCGCCTGGAAGCGTTTCTTCATCCTGCTGAACGGCTCTCTCAACAACATCATTCTGGCCCTGATTCTGACGGCTCTGTTCCTGTACGGTCACGGCGTCCTGAACATGGACGACACGAAAATCGGCACGCTGCTGGAGGGATACCCGGCCGCGGAGGTGGGATTCGAGGCGGGAGATCGCATCGTGGCGGTCAACGGCAAGCCCGTTTCGGCCTGGCGGGAGATGTCCGCGAGCCTGCGAGAGGCCGCGAAGCAGGGAGAGGTGAGTTTTTCCGTCGAAAGGGATGGGAAAACTTTCGAGATAAAAGCCGTCATTCCCGTCAGTCGGGAGCAGGGATACCCCATGCTGGGGATAACGCCGGCTCTGGTGCGATACAGTGCCATGGACGCCATCAAAAACGCCGCCGGTTACACGAAGGATATGACGCGGCTGATGCTCCGGGGAATATGGGAATGGATCACCCGACAGCAGGAGGTGGACGTCACGGGACCCATCGGCATCGCCTCCATGTCGGGCAAAGCCCTGCGCGAAGGGGCCTGGAGCTTTGTCACTTTCCTCGCCCTGATCAGCCTGAACCTGGGGCTGCTGAACCTCTTTCCCTTTCCGGCGCTGGACGGGGGCCGCATCATCTTTGTTTTTCTGGAGATGATCGTGGGACGCCGTCTTCCTGACAAGGTGGAAAATTTCATTCATATGACGGGTTTCGTCCTTTTGATCTGCCTGATGGTGTTTGTGACCTGGCAGGATATTTATCGCCTTTTCTTTTAA
- the dxr gene encoding 1-deoxy-D-xylulose-5-phosphate reductoisomerase has protein sequence MTTNPKRVAVVGATGSVGTAVLDVCRAHRDRLAVTALAAGRDAKKIALLAKDFSATLQMACLASPEAAKTLSELSCLPPSVRVLQGPEGLIELAVAPEIEHVVFASSGTAAIEALQAALKAGKEISLANKESVVLGGKWVMPLVRRADQLRPLDSEHNAIWQCLHGEAARPRKIYLTASGGPFRDWTAEEMKTVTPEMALKHPVWNMGAKITIDSATLMNKGIELIEAAFLFGLEPGQVDALISPGSFVHGMVEFEDGCVKMLAGEPNMRLPAASCLFWPERAIPEEGFPSPEPAGRVLRFDPVDEGRFPALALAKEALRRGGAFPALLVGADEVAVDRFLKKKIKFTDIAAVVEETMASYEDSAPESLAEAVGVLERARVKCAAICGGREIL, from the coding sequence GTGACGACGAATCCGAAGCGCGTCGCCGTTGTGGGGGCCACCGGAAGCGTGGGGACGGCCGTCCTCGACGTCTGCCGAGCCCATCGGGACCGTTTGGCTGTGACCGCCCTGGCGGCGGGACGGGATGCAAAAAAAATCGCGCTCCTGGCGAAAGACTTCTCCGCCACGCTGCAGATGGCGTGTCTGGCCTCCCCTGAAGCGGCGAAAACTCTCTCTGAACTTTCCTGCCTGCCGCCCTCCGTTCGGGTGCTCCAGGGGCCGGAGGGGCTGATTGAACTGGCGGTGGCTCCGGAGATCGAGCACGTGGTCTTCGCCTCGTCGGGTACGGCGGCTATCGAGGCCCTGCAGGCCGCGCTGAAGGCCGGGAAGGAGATTTCCCTGGCCAACAAGGAGAGCGTCGTTCTGGGGGGAAAATGGGTGATGCCCCTGGTGAGACGAGCCGATCAGCTGCGCCCTCTGGACAGCGAGCACAACGCGATATGGCAGTGCCTGCACGGAGAGGCGGCGCGGCCGCGAAAAATTTACCTGACGGCCTCGGGCGGTCCCTTCCGGGACTGGACCGCTGAGGAGATGAAAACCGTAACGCCGGAGATGGCGCTGAAACATCCCGTCTGGAACATGGGGGCGAAAATCACCATCGACAGCGCCACTTTGATGAACAAGGGCATTGAGCTGATCGAGGCCGCGTTTCTTTTCGGCCTGGAGCCGGGACAGGTGGACGCGCTGATTTCGCCGGGCTCCTTCGTTCACGGGATGGTGGAATTTGAGGACGGTTGCGTTAAAATGTTGGCCGGAGAACCGAACATGCGCCTGCCCGCGGCATCCTGCCTTTTTTGGCCGGAGAGGGCGATTCCCGAAGAGGGCTTTCCGTCTCCGGAGCCGGCGGGCAGGGTTTTGCGCTTCGATCCGGTGGATGAAGGCCGTTTTCCCGCGCTGGCCCTGGCTAAGGAGGCTCTGCGCAGGGGAGGGGCTTTTCCGGCTCTTCTGGTGGGAGCGGACGAGGTTGCGGTGGATCGTTTTCTGAAGAAAAAAATAAAATTTACGGACATCGCCGCCGTTGTGGAGGAAACGATGGCGTCATACGAAGATTCCGCTCCCGAATCTCTGGCCGAAGCCGTCGGGGTTCTGGAGCGGGCGAGGGTGAAATGCGCCGCGATCTGCGGTGGAAGGGAGATTTTATAA
- a CDS encoding phosphatidate cytidylyltransferase: MAALNRRNLTRRTFSGLAVVFGVLAGIWLGGWVWILVVAVLSLISLSEYYRLLSGQFRLSRGVGYISALAVILSSAEGVRPVSIALILSLTVYSIFMIEIVRRQMWGTSFAIWNVGGTLSGILFIIVPWTSIILLRDLPTGALILVSLFCCTWSCDVTAYLVGVQWGKKRLCENVSPQKTWEGFIGGVMGSVLMIAVIVFATEQPPFPLFLIGLICGLPGQLGDLAESLIKRETGAKDTGNLIPGHGGVLDRFDSILINGLLTYLFFGVIQP, encoded by the coding sequence ATGGCGGCCTTAAATCGTAGGAATCTGACCCGAAGGACGTTCAGCGGGCTGGCCGTGGTTTTTGGCGTTCTGGCCGGAATCTGGCTTGGCGGATGGGTGTGGATCCTGGTGGTGGCGGTGCTGAGTCTCATCTCTCTGTCGGAGTATTACCGCCTTTTATCGGGACAGTTCCGGCTTTCCCGGGGAGTTGGCTACATCTCCGCTCTGGCGGTGATCCTCTCCTCGGCGGAGGGCGTGAGGCCGGTTTCCATCGCGCTGATTTTGTCGCTGACGGTGTACTCCATCTTCATGATAGAAATCGTGCGGCGTCAGATGTGGGGAACCAGCTTCGCCATCTGGAACGTTGGAGGAACCCTGTCGGGAATCCTTTTCATCATCGTGCCCTGGACCTCCATCATTCTGCTGCGGGACCTGCCTACGGGGGCGCTGATTCTGGTGTCCCTCTTCTGCTGCACCTGGAGCTGCGACGTGACGGCCTATCTGGTGGGCGTTCAGTGGGGCAAAAAGAGATTGTGCGAAAACGTCAGCCCGCAGAAAACCTGGGAGGGCTTTATCGGCGGAGTCATGGGAAGCGTTTTGATGATTGCCGTCATCGTGTTCGCGACGGAACAGCCGCCCTTTCCCCTCTTTCTGATCGGGCTGATCTGCGGACTGCCCGGACAGCTGGGGGACCTGGCGGAGTCTCTCATTAAACGGGAGACGGGGGCCAAGGACACGGGAAACCTGATTCCCGGCCACGGCGGCGTTCTGGACCGCTTCGACAGCATTTTGATCAACGGCCTTCTCACTTATTTGTTTTTTGGGGTGATCCAGCCGTGA
- the uppS gene encoding di-trans,poly-cis-decaprenylcistransferase, with product MTGERNISHLAIIMDGNGRWAKKRGLPRLLGHRAGLRRLEEMVRLVKKQGIRYFSAYVFSTENWSRPQMEVDGLMSLFRHYLKRKVKALKEEGGRLRFCGRRDKIPSDLLELMRWAEEETKDQTTIDFILCLNYGGRAEILDAVNALMASGSKGPVTEADLRRFFYLPDVPDPDLIVRPSGELRISNFWMWESAYSEFYFTDAFWPDFDENELLRALNDYAGRERRYGGLKS from the coding sequence ATGACGGGAGAGAGGAACATCTCGCATTTGGCTATTATTATGGACGGGAACGGCAGATGGGCAAAAAAGCGAGGGTTGCCCCGCCTTCTGGGACATCGCGCCGGACTGCGCCGGCTGGAGGAAATGGTGCGGCTGGTGAAGAAGCAGGGGATTCGCTATTTTTCCGCCTACGTTTTTTCCACGGAGAACTGGAGCCGTCCTCAGATGGAGGTCGATGGCCTCATGAGCCTTTTCAGGCACTACCTCAAGCGCAAGGTCAAAGCGCTGAAGGAAGAGGGCGGGAGACTGCGCTTCTGCGGCAGACGGGACAAAATTCCCTCCGACCTGCTGGAGCTGATGCGCTGGGCTGAGGAGGAGACGAAGGACCAGACCACCATCGACTTCATCCTCTGCCTGAACTACGGAGGCCGGGCGGAAATTCTGGACGCGGTCAACGCTCTCATGGCCTCCGGAAGCAAAGGACCGGTCACGGAGGCGGATCTGAGGCGGTTTTTCTACCTGCCGGACGTTCCCGACCCCGACCTGATCGTGAGACCCAGCGGCGAGCTGCGGATCAGCAATTTCTGGATGTGGGAGTCCGCTTACAGCGAGTTCTACTTTACGGACGCGTTCTGGCCGGACTTTGACGAGAACGAGCTGCTTCGGGCTCTGAACGACTACGCGGGGCGGGAAAGACGTTATGGCGGCCTTAAATCGTAG
- a CDS encoding uracil-DNA glycosylase codes for MENTKGKLSEESRSRAWEELRARVEACQRCELAHTRTRVVFGQGAVDTPLVFVGEGPGAEEDAEGLAFVGRAGQLLTQILTAGGISRDAAFITNVVKCRPPNNRVPLPEEMMRCGDFLEAQLLLLRPKILVCLGNTPTKWILKTTEGITALRGRWFEWRGIDVMPMFHPSYLLRNDSRKKGSPKDLTWQDVQALKERLEQYGKENRA; via the coding sequence ATGGAAAACACTAAGGGAAAATTGTCCGAAGAAAGCCGGTCCAGGGCCTGGGAGGAACTGCGAGCCCGGGTGGAGGCCTGCCAGAGGTGCGAGCTGGCCCATACCCGTACCCGGGTGGTGTTTGGACAGGGGGCCGTGGATACGCCTCTCGTCTTTGTGGGGGAGGGGCCGGGAGCGGAGGAGGACGCGGAAGGTCTGGCCTTCGTCGGCCGGGCGGGACAGCTTTTGACACAGATCCTCACCGCGGGGGGGATTTCCCGGGATGCGGCATTCATCACCAACGTGGTGAAGTGCCGCCCTCCCAACAATCGCGTTCCTCTGCCGGAGGAAATGATGCGATGCGGGGATTTTCTTGAGGCCCAGCTTTTGCTGCTGCGACCGAAAATTCTTGTCTGCCTGGGGAACACGCCGACGAAATGGATTCTGAAAACAACGGAGGGAATCACGGCGCTTCGGGGTCGCTGGTTCGAGTGGAGGGGCATCGACGTCATGCCGATGTTTCACCCCAGCTATCTTCTGCGGAATGACTCCCGAAAAAAGGGAAGCCCTAAAGATTTGACCTGGCAGGACGTTCAGGCGCTGAAAGAGCGTCTGGAGCAGTATGGAAAGGAGAATAGAGCGTGA
- the murA gene encoding UDP-N-acetylglucosamine 1-carboxyvinyltransferase has protein sequence MEVMRILGGVPLRGTIRTQGAKNAALPVMAACLLLKGRRMTLDNVPALQDVETMVELLKILGVETTREGRSVVFDVPETVNWEAPENLVRRMRASSLVLGPLLARCGRAVLPLPGGCSIGSRPIDLHLKGLSQMGAKIEIKNGFVHAQVDRLRGRRIYLDFPSVGATENLMMAAVFARGETILENTAREPEIENLAEALREMGVQIDMEGTGCVRVRGVEDLRDCRVRVIPDRIEACTYILGGVMTGGEISVEDIIPEHIDSLLAKLEEAGVSFSVKDNTVVIHPVKKLRPVSIRTMPFPGFPTDLQPQMVAALALSSGVSMIEESVFQSRFLYAGELNRMGANIEIRGDTAVVRGVDALDGASVRATDLRAGAALILAGLAAGGETCIEQMEHVFRGYERIDEKLRSLGARVTIEARPDVK, from the coding sequence ATGGAGGTAATGAGGATATTGGGCGGGGTTCCCCTGCGGGGGACGATCAGAACTCAGGGCGCCAAGAACGCGGCCCTGCCGGTGATGGCCGCCTGTCTTCTTCTGAAGGGACGCCGAATGACCCTGGACAACGTTCCGGCTTTGCAGGATGTGGAAACGATGGTGGAACTGCTGAAAATTCTGGGGGTCGAGACGACGCGGGAGGGTCGCAGCGTGGTTTTCGACGTTCCGGAAACGGTGAACTGGGAGGCGCCGGAAAATCTGGTTCGCAGGATGAGAGCCTCCTCTCTGGTGCTGGGGCCGCTTCTGGCCCGGTGCGGACGCGCGGTTCTGCCCCTGCCCGGGGGATGTTCCATCGGCAGCCGGCCCATCGACCTTCATCTGAAGGGGCTTTCTCAGATGGGGGCGAAAATCGAGATCAAAAACGGTTTTGTTCACGCCCAGGTGGATCGCCTGAGAGGACGGAGGATTTATCTGGATTTTCCCTCGGTGGGGGCCACGGAGAACCTGATGATGGCCGCCGTTTTCGCCAGAGGAGAAACGATTCTCGAAAACACGGCCCGTGAGCCGGAGATCGAAAACCTGGCGGAGGCTCTGAGGGAGATGGGCGTCCAGATCGACATGGAGGGAACGGGCTGCGTTCGCGTTCGAGGGGTCGAGGACCTGCGGGACTGCAGGGTGCGGGTCATTCCCGACCGGATAGAGGCCTGCACCTATATTTTGGGAGGGGTGATGACGGGCGGGGAGATCTCCGTGGAGGACATCATTCCCGAACACATCGACTCCCTGCTGGCGAAACTGGAGGAGGCCGGAGTCTCCTTTTCCGTAAAGGACAATACCGTCGTCATCCATCCCGTCAAAAAGCTGAGGCCGGTTTCGATTCGAACGATGCCTTTTCCGGGGTTCCCCACGGATCTGCAGCCCCAGATGGTGGCGGCTCTGGCGCTTTCCAGCGGGGTGAGCATGATCGAGGAAAGCGTTTTTCAGTCGCGTTTTCTGTACGCCGGGGAGCTCAACCGCATGGGAGCGAACATCGAAATACGGGGAGACACCGCCGTCGTCCGGGGAGTTGACGCCCTGGACGGAGCTTCCGTGAGAGCCACCGACCTTCGAGCCGGAGCGGCTCTTATCCTGGCGGGGCTGGCGGCCGGAGGGGAGACCTGCATCGAACAGATGGAGCACGTTTTTCGAGGTTACGAACGAATCGACGAAAAATTGAGATCTCTGGGAGCTCGAGTGACCATCGAGGCCCGTCCGGACGTGAAATGA
- the wecB gene encoding UDP-N-acetylglucosamine 2-epimerase (non-hydrolyzing) — protein sequence MGERPALLCVLGTRPEAIKMAPLILKLKETSRFVVRILASGQHTDMLYQALEDFGICADADLNVMKDRQTLDHITSAVLEGVGTFLDANPQDMLLVHGDTTTTLSAALAGFYRKIPIAHVEAGLRSRNMDCPFPEEANRVLVDRIATLYFAPTRQSADNLTAEGVAADRVFLTGNTVIDALFWTLERREETTILREIPKDASLVLMTAHRRESWGVPLSRICGAVSDLLKEHDDLWFLIPLHKNPVVREVIKKELGDCPRVIFTEPLRYPDFVAAMNRSLFIMSDSGGIQEEASALRKPVLILRELSERPEALTAGTGRLVGTKRERIGEEASRLLNDPSWLASFSERGMPFGDGTASERILEVIEKYFDNYFAGSRHGCR from the coding sequence ATGGGGGAAAGGCCTGCTTTGCTCTGCGTGCTGGGAACCCGGCCCGAGGCCATCAAAATGGCGCCTCTCATTCTGAAGCTGAAGGAGACGTCCCGTTTTGTCGTCCGGATCCTGGCCAGCGGGCAGCATACCGATATGCTGTATCAGGCTCTGGAGGATTTCGGAATTTGCGCGGACGCGGACCTGAACGTCATGAAGGACCGCCAGACCCTGGACCATATCACCTCCGCCGTACTGGAGGGGGTGGGGACGTTTCTGGACGCGAACCCTCAGGACATGCTTCTGGTCCACGGCGACACGACCACGACCCTGAGCGCCGCGCTGGCCGGTTTTTACAGAAAAATTCCAATCGCCCACGTGGAGGCGGGACTGCGCAGCCGCAACATGGACTGCCCCTTTCCGGAGGAGGCCAACCGCGTTCTCGTGGACAGAATCGCGACGCTTTACTTCGCTCCCACCCGGCAGTCGGCGGACAATCTGACGGCGGAAGGCGTGGCGGCGGATCGGGTGTTCCTCACGGGCAACACGGTGATCGATGCGCTTTTTTGGACGCTGGAGCGCCGGGAAGAAACGACGATTCTGCGTGAAATCCCAAAAGACGCGTCTCTTGTCCTGATGACCGCTCACAGGCGGGAATCCTGGGGAGTTCCCCTGAGCCGGATCTGCGGAGCGGTGAGCGATCTTCTGAAAGAACACGACGACCTGTGGTTTCTGATCCCGCTGCACAAAAATCCCGTGGTTCGGGAAGTGATAAAAAAGGAACTGGGAGACTGCCCGAGGGTGATTTTCACAGAACCCCTGCGTTATCCCGATTTTGTCGCGGCCATGAACCGCAGTCTTTTTATCATGAGCGACAGCGGCGGCATTCAGGAGGAAGCCTCGGCCCTGAGAAAGCCCGTGCTGATTCTGCGGGAGCTTTCCGAGCGTCCCGAGGCCCTGACGGCGGGGACGGGACGACTTGTGGGCACAAAACGGGAGCGCATCGGAGAGGAGGCGTCGCGTCTTTTGAACGATCCCTCCTGGCTGGCGTCCTTTTCGGAGCGGGGGATGCCCTTTGGCGACGGAACCGCCTCGGAGCGAATCCTGGAGGTCATCGAAAAATATTTTGATAATTATTTTGCCGGAAGCAGACATGGATGCAGGTAA
- a CDS encoding undecaprenyl/decaprenyl-phosphate alpha-N-acetylglucosaminyl 1-phosphate transferase, with protein sequence MSLQWVLTGLFGFFWGGFVTPISIRLARAYHIMDLPDPRKIHKVQTPRGAGLGLWAGYLLWALYFVSDFALIKYTAAGASIVFFCGYLDDMKSMSPFLRLGVHLCAAAIVLWPLRLPFLTAGLCFFWITGMTSAYNLIDGVNGLCISLFIASGVALCCVDSGAALFGVAGSAMAVGVLCWNFPTARTFLGDGGSTLLGFLFSCHLVVFCAPVLGRARLHELILLLLLFGGVPVLDTLIAFSRRILKGKSPFYPDRGHLHHHLMTLTQSPWGAVSCLLLLHSLLLAAGVTVYVRMYGAGA encoded by the coding sequence ATGAGTTTGCAGTGGGTTTTGACGGGACTGTTCGGCTTTTTTTGGGGAGGGTTCGTCACCCCGATCTCCATCAGGCTGGCCCGCGCCTACCATATTATGGATTTGCCCGACCCTCGAAAGATACATAAGGTTCAAACTCCGCGGGGAGCCGGTCTGGGGTTGTGGGCCGGTTATCTTTTGTGGGCCCTTTATTTCGTGTCCGATTTCGCTCTGATAAAATACACGGCTGCGGGAGCGTCGATTGTGTTTTTTTGCGGCTACCTGGACGACATGAAGTCCATGAGCCCTTTTTTGCGCCTTGGAGTTCATCTGTGCGCCGCCGCCATCGTGCTTTGGCCTCTGCGGCTGCCCTTTCTCACGGCGGGGCTCTGTTTTTTCTGGATAACGGGAATGACCAGCGCCTATAACCTGATTGATGGGGTCAATGGTCTTTGTATCTCGCTTTTTATCGCATCGGGCGTGGCGCTTTGCTGCGTCGACAGTGGAGCGGCCCTGTTCGGCGTTGCGGGCTCCGCCATGGCGGTGGGGGTGCTGTGCTGGAATTTCCCCACGGCGCGGACTTTTCTGGGGGATGGCGGCAGCACGCTTCTTGGTTTTTTATTTTCCTGTCATCTGGTGGTTTTTTGCGCCCCCGTCCTGGGCAGGGCGAGACTCCATGAGCTTATTCTGCTGCTTCTGCTGTTCGGGGGAGTTCCCGTTCTGGACACGCTGATTGCCTTCAGCCGGAGAATTCTGAAGGGAAAATCGCCTTTCTACCCCGACAGGGGACATCTTCATCATCATCTGATGACGCTGACTCAGTCGCCCTGGGGGGCCGTGTCGTGTCTTTTGCTGCTGCACTCGCTTCTCCTGGCCGCCGGAGTGACGGTGTACGTTCGAATGTATGGAGCGGGGGCGTAA